A single Macrobrachium nipponense isolate FS-2020 chromosome 5, ASM1510439v2, whole genome shotgun sequence DNA region contains:
- the LOC135215581 gene encoding LOW QUALITY PROTEIN: elongator complex protein 4-like (The sequence of the model RefSeq protein was modified relative to this genomic sequence to represent the inferred CDS: deleted 2 bases in 1 codon), whose protein sequence is MERAREPLQRKISRYYYDYIKRCDVRLTLRFVKMTAIGSTSSFQKKGRPKAPSIPGTRTSIHNAQLLVSTGIPSLDYLLGGGLPVGSVLLLEQDTYDVYSKLFLKYFLAEGVVNKHLLTVASLDINPTSITENLPAPTDTTPLSDVSESSSDKEMTIAWRYQNKKSPMSSLDYSRFGHDYDLTKVISNEIISAVDIELWDASCIQVTNPGSFGKEFWSLLKFIQKRIEVSHLSTQSSTPKTNVMRLGLHSLGSPLWGSEFGKSEKEHRWQNLTGFFYLLRALVRNSFSVCMISVPSHLFVDPALIFRIRAMCDYAVRLESFQGSDKETNPVFKDYHGLFHIEKLATINSLVPTILDSTDWVFKLKRRKLTIERLHLPPELSETVNRSQEDPVGKTSSPACMGGALPRNLDF, encoded by the exons ATGACGGCGATTGGGTCAACAAGTAGTTTCCAGAAAAAGGGGAGGCCTAAAGCCCCTTCAATACCTGGGACACGCACATCCATTCACAATGCCCAACTCTTAGTTTCTACTGGAATACCCTCCTTGGATTATTTACTGGGTGGTGGACTGCCAGTAGGCTCAGTTCTTCTTCTAGAGCAAGATACTTATGATGTATACAGCAAGTTATTTCTGAAGTATTTTCTAGCCGAAGGTGTAGTAAATAAACATTTGCTAACTGTGGCTAGTTTGGATATTAATCCTACAAGTATCACAGAGAACCTACCAGCACCTACAGATACT ACTCCCTTATCCGATGTTTCTGAATCATCATCTGATAAAGAAATGACAATTGCTTGGAGGTACCAGAATAAAAAGTCACCCATGTCTTCATTAGACTACAGCAGGTTTGGACATGATTATGATCTAACAAAAGTGATCTCTAATGAAATTATTTCTGCTGTTGATATAGAGCTGTGGGATGCAAGTTGTATTCAAGTAACCAATCCAGGATCTTTTGGTAAGGAATTCTGGTCGTTGCTGAAGTTTATCCAAAAACGAATTGAGGTTTCCCACCTTTCCACTCAGTCCAGTACTCCAAAAACAAATGTGATGCGTCTTGGATTGCATTCCTTAGGGTCACCTCTTTGGGGAAGTGAGTTTGGGAAAAGCGAGAAAGAACATCGGTGGCAAAATTTAACAGGATTTTTCTATTTGCTTAGAGCCTTAGTAAGAAACTCATTTAGTGTGTGTATGATATCTGTTCCTTCACATCTCTTTGTTGATCCTGCTTTGATATTTAGAATAAGAGCTATGTGTGATTATGCAGTAAGGTTGGAATCATTTCAAGGTTCAGATAAAGAAACTAACCCAGTTTTCAAAGATTATCATGGACTCTTTCATATTGAAAAACTAGCCACCATTAATAGTTTAGTCCCAACCATTCTAGATTCTACAGACTGGGTGTTCAAGTTAAAGAGACGTAAACTAACAATTGAGAGACTTCATCTACCTCCAGAGTTGTCAGAAACTGTAAACAGAAGCCAGGAGGATCCTGTTGGGAAGACCAGCAGTCCTGCATGCATGGGAGGTGCACTTCctagaaatttagatttttag